ACGatgttaatcaaagtacccttttctactgctgacctaggggaatggaaaaaggttgcaaaagattataggagaGATCCGATAACTGTagctaagcatttccaatttattttaaaacagcataaccctgattggaaggatatatagctattattggaatatatgactgagacagagaaacagctgattttaaaaacagcaggaaaccttgctgaagatcattataagattaCAGGAGGGGACGttaaggaatatttccctctccgAGACCCAAAGTGAGATgttaatagatctgcacatatggaaagattaCAGGGGTATCGGGAGTGGATtataaaaggaatggagagagcaatccccaaaactataaattggtcagctttatatgcagttaaacagaGTCCTTCTGAGTCTCCATCCGAATTCCTGGATCGACTGAGGGATGTAATGCGCCGCAgcacaccgctggatcctgggtcagaggtaggaatacaacaattaGTCTCCCTGGTTTTGGGTCagtctacaggggatataaggcgcaaacttcagaaattacgccctacagagagtaggaatttagaaatattgttggatgaagcatggagagtatttagtaacagagaagaacGATATAGGCAAGgacaaaggaaattaatggctgttattcaggaagaaagaggaagagggcctagacGAGACTTGCCCCaactgggcaaggatcaatgcgctttgtgtaagaaattcggtcattggaaaagggaatgcccaaggaacaaggaggatcagagggctcaaacaggaagaacggtAGCCCATGTGAAGGGAGACTGAtgggaacctggggaatctaccccagtggatccactggttataattaagctagggaaaacacaacaagaggtagaatttttggtagatacaggagcaacatactCGGTTCTGAATCAggctttgatgcccctgggaaatgattatgtcatggtgaaaggagcgactggccaaagtgaagaggcatatttttgtaaacctttagaatataaattaggaaaacagtggggcattgataaatttttatatatgcccaactccccaaaggcacttttgggaagggacttgttggaactattgggagcaaaaattgtattcaaaaagggagaaattactctggaggtaaaagatcagcaatatattcaaatattgagcctaaccttaaccagtctccccctagaaggaaGCATTAATgaggacatcttaaaccaagtgtaccTGGGGGTGTGGGCTaccgatgcacctggaagagcgaaaagtgctccacctgttgaagttaggatcaaggaaggccaaaagccagtaagaattaaacaatatcccctaaagaaggaagacagagaaggaatccaGCCGGTGATAGAAAAACTTTTGCAGTTGGGATTATTaaaaagagtgtgagtctgaattcggtacccctatattacctgttcagaagcccgatgggtcatatcgggtggtccaagacttacgggCGGTGAATgagataactgaagatctttacccggtaGTGGTGAACCCATATACCTTGTTGAccgtattaacacctgaattgacttggtttactgttttagatttgaaggatgctttcttttgcctccctctccatgaagccagccaaaaattatttgcatttgaatgggaaaaccccaagagtggtcgaaagacccagctcacatggacggtgttgccacaaggatttaagaatagtcctaccatttttggcaatcagcttgtGAAAGACTTAGAATCCTGGGAAGCCCTGTCTGAGGAagggaagctgttgcagtatgtggatgatatcctgatcgccaccaaaacagagaaagattgtatgacatggacggtgagtctgttgaatttcctgggactccaggggtaccgggtatccaagaaaaaggcacaggtaatgcaatgcaaagtgaattatttgggctatgaaattagtgtgggacaaagaactttgggacaggcccgtaaagaggcaatatgtcaaactcggagacctcagacagtaaaagagttatggacttttctgggaatgacagggtggtgccgattgtggatctataattatggattgcttgttaaaccactgtatgcgttgacagccactgagcagagaCACCTTGAATGGAACAAGGAGACCgaacgagcctttgagctactgaaaaaggctttgatgttgGCCCCGGCCTTAGGACTCCCAGATGTGAGTAAgccgtttcttctttactcccatgagaagcagggcattgccctgggaatattagaacaaaacctgggcccatatcgacgggcagttgcctacctctcttaagcagttagacacgactgcaaaaggttggcctggatgcctgcgggcGGTTGCGGCTGTGATACTGAATATACaggaagcccgaaagtttactctgggccagaaaatgactgttctggtgtctcacacagtatcagcagtactggaagcaaaaggtggacactggctctctccacaaagattcctgagatatcaagctatattggtagagcaggatgacatggagattgtagtcactaacattgtcaacccagcttcttttctcagcgggaacacaggagaactggtacatcatgactgtttggaaaccatcgaagcaacatacgccagtcgcccagacctgaaagacagccccatggaaaatggggaaacttggttcacagacggaagcagttacatcctaaatggtaatcgacaTGCGGGATATGccgtcaccaccagccaagaggtaatagaatcaggggctttgcccatgaacacctccgctcagaaggcagaaataattgctctaacccgcgccctggaattggcccagggcaaagttgtgaacatttatacagactcaaaatatgccttcGGAGTTGTACACGaacatggagcaatttggaaggagagaggactattgagttctcaagggaaaaatatgaaacatgccgaagaaattctgaagttactggaaaacgtccagctccctaagaaagtagcaattatgcatattaaggcacaccagaaagtgagctcagatttggaaaaagggaatgagctggcggacagagaggcaaaacaagtggccaaaacaaaggtaaaaacagaaggagccttaattcctgataggcagatttccctagaaggtaagccagaatacaCTAAGGAAGATCAAaagctcattacagatttagaagggtcatataatgaagaggggtgggctcataccccgCAGAGAAAGCTAATCgttccctcttgcttattatggcatttgatacgggaggaacataggaaaagacattgagGAACAGAAGCTCTGTATAAtcatttgataagagaaattgtggctagaaatttatacaccacggtgagacaggtgacacaacagtgtgatctttgcctccagactaatcctaagaatacccccaagccggaaatgggccagattggaaaaggcaatgggcctggacaacaatggcaaattgattttacagaacttccaagaaaaggggggtatcgatatttattggtattaactgataccttttcaggttggccagaagcattcccaacaagaacggctaaagctcgggaggtaactaaaatactggtacaagagataataccacgttttggggttccagcaaccatattctctgacagaggaccacattttgtctcaaaaatagtacaacaaattagctgccacttgggtatagattggcagcttcatactccatatcacccccagtcgagtggtcaagtggaaaaaatgaagcacttaatcaaacagcaaattgtgaaattaggacaaaaagcaaacttgacatggcctcagtctctccctttagcccttctgcatatacgaacaagaccaagggcgaaagaaggactgagcccctttgaaattctgtatggacaaccctatgggatacagaggggggtgtctgtacaagcgggggatgaaattatgacttcttacGTGGTGGCATTAGgtaagcaacttaataaaatcaggaagcatgtggtagggacttgagggagaggtttggatgggcctgtgcataatatacaaccaggatattatgtgtatataaagtctcttacagaaaaaactctggagccacagtgggaaggaccatttcaAGTACTACTTAACCTCCTTCCCGCgattaagatcaaggaacagaacgcctggatccatcacactagggtgaagaaggcacccaaaggacaatggacttcacaagaaaaaggacCTTTGAAGCTCAAATTTGTGAGACATTCATTGATTGTTATGTTCCTGAGTTGGACCTTGTCCAAGGGGCAGGCTTGGGATcgaaatacttatttaaatatgacagaGAGTATCTTGAAAGTACTAAATTTATCAGATGGTTGGGTATGTAATCACTTTCCTCCAGGGAACATGGAACTCTCCTTTTTAGGAATCCCGACCACAAATTGGACATCTCTTATTAAAGATGGGCCAGACAGGAATGGATCATGCCCTCATGGAAAGGGAAATACCCAGCGGGGATTTAGACATTATAGAAAGTGCTACAATTGATGCAATTCGAGGGCTGCAACTGGAAATACAATCCCTAAGTAAAGTAGTACTCCAAAATAGAATGGGATTGGACatgcttttagcaaaagaaGGGGGCTTATGTGTAGTTATAAACCAAACTTGCTGTACCTATATCAATCAAAACCAACGAATTGAAACAGATCTTGAGGAGATACGGGAAAAgactaaaatactacatgaagTTTCCCAAGATGACACTTCTTGGGGCTTGACAGGCATATTAGAAAAACTAAcctcctggttgccaaatttGACGTGGTTAAAGCAATTGTTTGTCACTATAATAATCATCATTCTCTTGTCTGTGGTCCTTTGCATAGTGGTTCGATGTGGCCTTTTGTGCTGTAAGCATACAGGAGACTCTTACAGTGAATagaaaaagaatcagttacAACGAAAACTCGAGACcaacaaatactttgagaggatgctagataggaaaataatgtattagaagtactaggattaaatatagtaaaagaatttactattttctagaaaaggggggactgagacaaggggagtcaaaagaatctcagtagacataataaaggggatgaaagatgatgtttagtgcttacattgttgaaattagctgaggtagagacagtgcttgataagaagagctggtcccaagaaccagtCCATGAGGTAAAcacagtccttgataagaagcaggagcaggccccaagagccagctaaggCTGGTCTTgtggcttgggtgaataccaagaaatcactgagcctgcgcaaggaaagaggttactagcggtgacgaagaggagtcatctatcttcatctctgtgaccaccagacgaccaccataaagaggccctgcgcgGGCGCAGCTGAGAGGAGAgtatggaaatgacctctcggagctaattttaatatgaagcgggcATAGGTCATGCATATatataggcgtattgtgaatatgtgtccgggtttcagctgggatgtagttaactgtcttcctagtagctggtacagtgctatgttttgagttcagtatgtgaagaatgttgataacactgatgttttcagttgttgctcagtagtgtttagactagagccaaggatttttcagctcctcatgcccagccagggcacctgacccaaactggccaacagtgtattccataccatgggacgtcccatctagtttaggaactggggagtggggggagggattcgccgctcgggaactggctgggtgtcggtcggcgggtggcgagcaattgccctgcgcatcatttgtacatttcagtccttttattactactgttgtcattttattagtgttatcattatcattattagtttcttcttttctgttctattaaatcattcttatctcaacccaggagttttacttcttttcccgattttctcccccatcccactggatggggggggagtgcgcatgagcggctgcgtggtgcttaattgctggctggggttaaaccacgacgatatgtaatacctgactgtgTAAACTTGAGGCAAACTGCCGAGTCGGGTGCGCACGatttggtgggactaccccccgtgctgcccagcgctgaatgaacatacctactttacaatctcaccgactgtggagtctgttttccgcacgtcacaTATACCCACCGCGTGCTCTCTCGAGGTTTCCTTTTGCCTGTCAGATAATTGCCCCGGGAGGGCAGCTCCCGTGGCTGTGCTCCAGCGGCTGTCCACGAGCACCCCGTGACGAGAGCCGTCCTCGCACCTTCTCGGCCCGGCCATGAGGTCACAGCGGGAATGTGAGGTCACAGAGCCCCGCGGTGACGCGCCAGACATAAGCACCAACCGCTCAGCCCCCGGCCCTCACTGCGGCggtggcggcagcagcagcagcagcagcagcagcagcagggtgcaAGTGCCGGGAGCCATGGCCCCAGCCCGCcacctcctcgtcctcctcaTCCTCTTGGTGGCCCTGCATGTCAGGGCTGCCAGGGCTGCTTTGTGGCAAGCACGGGGAGCAGGTAAGCGGGCGGCGCTGGTGCAGCCTTTCACAGACCAGCGGGCTCTTCTCCCCGAGAAGCGCAGATGACGGTATTTCCCTGCCAGCGGGAGGAAGGAGAATCTCCCTTTCCGTCTTCTTTCCGTGTGAAGCGCAAGTTGCTCCTTCCGTGTCCGTTGCGCAGACgcggaggagaggagagagggcaCGGGTCGGGCTCAGTGACGTGCCCCGAGGCATTTTGCCTCGCGAAGCTGTCTATGCCGGCCCCTCGGAGCCTGAGCTGCTCCCGGTGCTGGCTGCTGAGCCAGCGGGCTTGTTGGGGTTGAGTTTAGAGGTCGCGTGAGCTCCAGGGAGTCTTTTCTCCTGGCAGCTCCGCGCGTGGGTCGTTTTGCCCCAGCAAGGTGCCACTGCAGGCAGGCGGCAACTCTTTGTGCCATGCTCCTGAGTGGAAGGGAGAGATGAGTGCCGTGGGGTAATCCTGTCTTTGAGCTGCGCTCACTGCCACTCCGATCTGAAGGAAGTATCTTGAACCGTGTCACGGGAGCTGTTCTGTCCTGTGCTTTTTTTGCAGCCGTGCTGGCAGGCGAAGGCGATGCGGCTTCCCGTCTGGGCTCCAGGACTGAGGGTCCGGGAGATGGCATGGGTACGTCACggcttttccctccctttgAGAGCTGCCAGCCGGGCGGCTCTGCAGGTGTGAGGACGGAGACCTGCACGTGTGTGCCCTCTCCTTGCGTGATCCCCTTACCGCTGCTGCGATTCAGTTCTGCCGATGTAGATCACGATAGATGACGGAAGCTTCTCTGGGTGTTTAGTTACAGATGGGCCTGTAGGGAGGACTCTTCCAGCTCCTCGGCTGGATGCTGTTCTACAGCCCGGCCTGCATCGCAGGGGTGAGTAGTCTGTCTCTGCCGACCTCACAGGCTAAGCGCTggttttctgtaatttatttgcATGAAATTGAACCACGTATTTTCCGTTAAGGTCCTCCAAGAGCCAAGTACCTAGCTGACGGAGGAAAAAAGTCCCTGCAGCCATCTGAATATGTAAGACAAATGCTGGAGGAACTGGAGAGAGGACACGGTGGGTGTGTTTCACTCTGCCTTAGCGGTGAGGCTCGGCAGCCAGAGGTTTTAGGTACCTGTCTGGAGACGCCGTAGCCTGCACAGCGGGAAGGGGTCGATCAGAGCCTCGCAGCAGCGATGCTGGGTTTCACACCTTGCAGGTGCTGGTGAGGCACAGAGATGGTGCAGAGCCTCTGCCGCCAGTTGTGGTTCAAGCCGCGTGCCAGGGGCAGCCGCTGCCCCGGTTTTACCATTACGGCTCAGAGCTGGCTTGTGCAGACGTCGGTAGGCAGATCTGAGGGCCTGGCGTGCGCTGAACTTGTGTTCAGCTCACACGCAGCACAGCTTGCCGCTGGGCCAGTTCCAGGCGGGAGCGAGGTCCCCAGCAACGCTGGCTGCCTTTTCCTGATGCTGGAAGTCAGGTGGAGATGCTGGTTCGGCAGGCTTTCTGGGGTGTGCTCGACTTCCCGTCTGCGGACCGATAGCTGGGATGGGACGAATGTGACCGTTGCTGGTGCTTACAGGGAAGGGCATGAGGGCCTTGCGGAGAAGCCCTTCTCAGAAGGGCTGTTTCCCCGGCTGGCCTGGCCGCAGCTTCTTCCCATCCTCTTTGAAGGAAGGCATTGAGCATCACCTTACAGTTTGCCAGGAATGCACTGCGTGCAATGCAAACCAGAAGGTTGCGTGCAATGTGCTGGTCTCCCAGCAGCTCAGGCGTGGCTGCTGTCTGGAGTGGTGACTAGGCGCAGCCCCGAAAGCCCAGGCGCTGTTTCTAAACCCCGTCAACGTCCTTGAGAAGGGTTGCCTCCTGAAGATGCCATCGCCCTCGTGGGGAACGGTTCTGTGTGACCCAACTGTCCCGCTTGCTTTCTCAAGAGACGGACCGAGAGGCTGTGCAGAAGGTGATTTCGGGAGAAAGCAGTGGCTCACTGCCAGTCTCCGCTGAAGAACTGGAGGCGAGGCAGGCCCCTGGCACACCAGGTAGTTGCTGTCCCGTGGCCGGCTGGTGTCACCCATCAGGATGGCTGCGTGTCAGCAGGCTCTTCCCCCAGCGTTCGCTCTTGCACGTCACGCCAGCAGCCAAAGCTGGAAGTGTTTTGGGTTCGAGGCCTCTGGGCCACGTCCTGCAGATGATGGGAGATGTGCCTCTTAATGGAACGTGCGTCCCGCCGTAGCTGCGTCCCAGAGGTTGCCCGGAGTCTCTAGAGGCTCAAGgcacaaaagcagcacagagcggGATCCCTCCTGTGAGCTGAGGTCCAGAGCGATGCCCTGACTCGCAGACTGGGCAGAGGCTTAGGGGGAGCCTCCCCGTCCTCCTGCATCCTCTGTGCCCGAGCCATGCTGAGACTTCAGCTGCCGTCTCTGCTTTTTGGCAGTGCTGTCAAAGCCCGAAGAAGACCACCGCGGTAACATATATGAATTTCTCCGAGCGGACTCAGGTACTGAGCAGTCTTGCTGGGGTCCCTAAGTGGGAGAGACGTCCTAAAATCTGGGAGCGGATGCGCATGCTGGAGAAAAGGCTGAAGGGGAGAGCAAGGTCCAGGTGTCTCCTGAGGGGGCCTGACTCTGTCCCCTCGGGGTGGGAGCAGGCccagggggagggagagctggggggggcactCCTGCTGCAGGGATGTTTTTTGCCTGTGTCCCTCAAAGGAGCAGCTGCGCTCCCCGCCGTGCTCCTTTTTTTGGCCTTCTGAGTTTTGTTTGGTGGGACAGCGTGTCCCAAAGGGTGGGAGCGTGCCCCCAGGCACCAGCACTGGGGGGAAAGAGGGACCTTCCTGGCCCTGTCAAACGTGCTGCAAGCTTGCCAGTGGTGCACAGGACGATCTAACGTTCCCAATTGCTCCTCCAGACGTGGTCAGTGAGAGAACCACGAGTGATAACGAGCCCCAGAGCTCCGCCAGTGTCCTCTGTCCCCAAGATGTGCGGAGGCGCTGTATGATAGTCACGGCAGTACTCATGGTTGTCCTGCCACTTGGACTAGTATTCTGCTGTTTCATGATCCGGCGGCggaggaagaggaaacagtGAGTTCTTGATTTCCCTCCCCCACTGCTTCCTTCGACGGCTGCTCGTAGCCACGAAGCCTTTCTAGTCAGGCTGCTGTGGAGTGGCGAGTTAGTGGCTGGCCAAAAGACTCTTTTTGCTGAGGCCTCTTAATTCGCGGGCCCTCTTCTCGGGAGCCCGCTCTGGCTGGAGCCAGTGTTAGCTCAAAGTGAGCCTGCCTGGAGAAGGGCAGCCCCCCGGAGGGAGAGCCATAGGCAAAGCAAGGTCAGGACGAGAAAGAGCGGGGGATAAGGTTGCCGAGGAACACGAGACGCACACAAGCGCCCGCTCCGCACCAGCAGACCTGCCCGCAGGAATGCCCCCGCTCGCTGGTGCCGTGAGGTGCGGGTGTCCGCCTCGGCCGAGATGTGCCAGCGGCTCTGCCCGTGGTGGTGAGCCTTGCCAGCTCTGGGCCGTGCTGTGGAGCCGAGTCCCTCTGTCCCATCTGCagcctcctctctccacaggcgTGCCTCTGCCGCTCCAGCCTACCCCTCGCGCCGGGAGAGCCGGACCAGCCACCCCAGCACCGCCGAGAGATGGAACGAACGAGAGCAGCCGACGGTCCTGCCTGGAAAACCAGCGCGCCCGCCCTCCCCGCGGCCCCCACGGCCCCCCAGCCCGTCCCTGGCGGCTCTGCTGCAGCGGGACGAGGCCAGCACCCTCCAGGACCAACCAACACGGCCATCCCGCCCCCGCACCACGCTGCTCTGACCCTCCAGCAGGGGCTGAAGGCAGCCCCGCTGGGGTAGGGCTTGGGGTGCGCTGAGAGAAGCCCTGCCGACAGCCGCGGGTTCAgccctttctttcaaaataaagaggGACAGAGCTGTCAGGCAAGTGTCCGGGccatttgtttcaaaatacagagCTGTCAGACAAGTGTCCCGGTGGTACCAACAGCAAGCCCCGTGAAGCACCAGCGCTGGCTGAGCTCCACACCCGAGCACAGCCGTGGATGCCCACGGTGTCTGCAGGCAGGAGCGGGGCACGCGGCTCCCCCGACCGGCGCCGGGGCCCCGGGGGCCTGGGGGAGCCCATGGCCATGGCCAGCAACAGACAGCGACACCAACCTCACCGACGTACGGTGCGGGAGGCAGTGGCGGGAGTCCGACCTGGCCGGTCGCACGGACTGGCGCGGGAGCGTCCGTCGGGTGAGGGAACATTTATTGCAGCGGGATCATCTGGCCGTGGGCCTCCTCACGTGGGATACCCAGGACAAGAGGGAAGCCATCAAGAACATCTCCAGGGACAGAAGCTTGCCGAGCCAATGCACTGCAGGCACAGCAAAGGTCCTCGCCGATTGACTTGACGGGCCCTGACTGATGGGCCATCTGCAACTGGGGGTGCTGCAAAGTATCTCCACATCTGGGCGCTGAGCGTCCTGTTAAGGCACTCCCTGAGGGAGGCTGTTACTGCCCTGGTGGTACCAAAGTGGTGGCCACCCCGCTGCTTGGACAGCGTGTTGAAAGGCTGGCTGGAGCCTTTGTAAGAGTTCAGCTGTGTGCTAAGGCTGCGGCCACTCCTCGCAGGACACAGAAGCAGAACACACGTTTAGAACCAAGGCCGTTCGTGAGTACAGAGAGGGCAGTTCTGGGGGGGTGCAACAGTAAGCACATGGCTTTTGAGTCTAAAGGGTGGCTGGGCCTGTTGTTAGTGCTGAGGCCTTGGCTTAGATCACGGTTACTATTGCCAAGAAGGTGTAAAAGTACCGAGGGGGAGAGGGGATTGCCGCTTCTCCCCGAGAAGCGTGGATGACGGTTTTTCCCTGCAGTGCTTTAGCAAGGGCTTCCTCGGCGTGCGTGAGAGCTCCCCCGGTAAGAAAGCCCCGCGGGGCCCGACGTTTGTCCCGCTGCTCCTCGAGGGGTGTTGCACGTGGCCTGGAAAGAGCGTTGGGAGAGTGGCCAGGTGCCGGCCAAGAGGTCACCAGgcccctctgctgctcccacaATCGGTGCTGTAGATCGCAGGGGTGCAGGAGAGCACCTGGGGGAACGATCACCTGCTTGCCTTGCTCTTACGTGCCATCCTGGGCTTCAGCCACAGGCAAGGGACCTGAGGCTAGAGCGACTTTGGGGCGGATGCAGTCTTCCTGTGGAGAGTGTTATGGATGCACAACTAACCAAATCCTATAGGTGTTAAGACTCAGagttattcttcagcaaaagctagttagaagtccggtaacatcttataaaaccacaggctcaatgatgtaaagagaattaattctacatggccgacttaagaatccccaagatttaaagtgatggctcaaaacgtgcgtatcactcacctaaagctga
The DNA window shown above is from Haliaeetus albicilla chromosome 15, bHalAlb1.1, whole genome shotgun sequence and carries:
- the LOC138689073 gene encoding uncharacterized protein, which gives rise to MRSQRECEVTEPRGDAPDISTNRSAPGPHCGGGGSSSSSSSSSRVQVPGAMAPARHLLVLLILLVALHVRAARAALWQARGAAVLAGEGDAASRLGSRTEGPGDGMVTDGPVGRTLPAPRLDAVLQPGLHRRGPPRAKYLADGGKKSLQPSEYVRQMLEELERGHETDREAVQKVISGESSGSLPVSAEELEARQAPGTPGSCCPVAGWCHPSGWLRVSRLFPQRSLLHVTPAAKAGSVLGSRPLGHVLQMMGDVPLNGTCVPP